TAAAAGAACTAAAGTATCAGcttgaattgaaattaattttgataacatttaaaaaatacattagcaaacattattttattgataaaatattttcgtagaaatagtcaatatttaattttcttttatatttagaagcaaattatttaaaaataataataataattaataataataatttatttattaaccttgatacatttacacataataatttataatggttCTTGAAACTTGTTGTGCAAGATACTCTAAAGCAATTTCAAATTCTAATaagcaaacaaaattaattatttcactaTCAACAAGCTCTTCTTAAATTAcattgtaacaaaataaaataaaaacattttagatACTTTAACCGGTGATGTTCTGCTAGATGAAGCTCTGAAACATATGAAAGATACTGACCCTCCAGAAACAGTACAAAGCTGGATTGAATATCTGAGtggtatgtaaatatttatgatttCAAATGTTACAGTTGTGCAACAAATATGACATTTACCAAGAGCTTAGAGTTTATGTGTTGTGAAAATTAAGTTATGCAATTTTATCAGGAATTGTAACTTTGTGTTTTGGAGGGCAATAGATCCAATTTCACAGTTTTTGAGAATTGGAAATAAGTATGTTATAATCTTGAGAAAAAACTATGGTTTATGTTAGTCAATATTTCTAAGAGATTTTAGCTCTAGGCAGGTTTAGAAACTTGGCAGTAGATTTTAGTATAATACCAATAAGTGGTTAAATTAAATGTTGAATAGATTAAAACTCctaaaaattattcaaaataaaacaataaatctttttaaatagaataacagatttaattttattttacaacaaattgGCTTGGCGCAATTGCTTTCCAAGGCAAGGATATTTACTAGGGTTTGCCTACTGATCAAAATTCAAGCATAATTTCTGGCACCTTAACATCTCTTCTGCCAGAAGCTGGAATGgcaccttaggctaccagcgaataggtggggAAAAGTGTTTAAATTCttatatattacatttatttgctTTATTATCAATAGCCACCTCATAAAAGAAATTATACTTCACTGTTTGGCCGTGGCctatttatatgaaaatatatGGAAATGAGTTTTAAAGATGTAGATGGACAATATTTTTAGGTGAAACATGGAATCCAATGAAACTGAAATACCAGTTAAAGAACGTACGCGAAAGATTGGCTAAAAATCTGGTTGAGAAAGGGGTTTTAAcaacagaaaaacaaaattttcttttatttgacaTGACGACACACCCTCTCACAGATAATGTCGTTAAGTGCCGTTTAGTTAAAAAGGTAagtcaaataataatgttttgatatttagttatttaaaacCCTTTATTATTAAAACCAGCTACTTCAATACACACCTGCCAATTAACAACAGTAAAGCtgattgtttataaataatttgcaATAATAATGTCGTTACCATTAAGGTATGATTTATGAATGCAAACAAACAtgctattaatataatatgaatatgtaaagaatttattttcatgcttaaataaaaaacctgaaTATGTTAACTAAGTACACTGTAACttagtacatattataattatcaagGATTACGAGAGTTTTGTTAATATTAACACATAATGCTTAAATCATGGTTTTTAACTTGGAACACTGAGAATTAGCCCATAAATGTAGTATTCGtacatgaatattaaaaaatgatgcatttaattacatatttgtaTTGGTGGTAATGTTCATTGAAAACCCGCTCGGGCAGATACTAATatgatcctgcctatttctgccgcaatcCATTGATGCATTACAGTTTTGAAGCATCGTATAGgttaggcaacggcttggctctgcccctggcattggtgaagtccatgggcgacggtaaccactcaccatcaggtgggtcgtatgctcgtctgcctacatgggcaataaaaaaaacaataaaaatggtATAGCCGTGTTATACTACAATGATTGAGGCTTCGACATCTCGTCACGGTGTGTGGCAACATTCAAATTGTCatatctatgggctacagtacaAATTCACATTACAACTGGTTCCGCATCAACGCAATtaacaaatattgtttttaggTTCAAGAAGCAGCACTACGTCGTTCAATTACTGACGTAGCACATGCAGATAAAAGATCTTTAGCGTTATTGATGTTGGCACACTCAGCTGATGTGCTAGAGAATGCCTTCGCGCCCTTATCCGATGAAGACTACGAGTTGGCGACGCGGCGCGTGCGAGCCCTGCTTGATCTAGATTTCGAAGCGGAAGCCATGAGGCCCGATGCTTGTGAAATTATGTGGGCAGTGTTTGCGGCCTTCACTAAATAGTTGTAATACGTTATCGTCAATGGCGATTCTTAGAAAATTTAACTATAAAATATGGTTTATATTTATCTGTTCATAAGCCCAATATATTATGATGACAAACACTATCGGAGTTAATTCAAACTGGAATGGCCGTCGTCGGTACATAATATGGATCGTTGTACGAAAACCCAGAAGAACAAGTTTAATGCCATACATTTTACTGTCGTGAAAAATCTTGGTAAAACTTTGTAAAATTTGTACAAACCAGACTGTAAATAAGAATATGTAACCAGTATTAAATTATTCCATTTGgtgcatttttattgttttatttgtactaTCAAAATTATAGGAAAATCAAAGTtaacgaaaattgttttttaagctAACTTAGtcttatatgtattttaaaaaatcaagAAACAAAAACTAGTAAAAGTGTTTGTCGAATTTCAAAATTGCATAGCCTTTTACggaaaattctattttaaaaaagattttcaGTTAAAATCCAAGACGATATATGTTTGTCGTGTTTGTTTGAAAGGCACAAAAAGGTATGTTGTGTTTAAGAggtattgtaaattaaatgatagattaaaataattattgaattgtATAACCATGTACAGTGTGGCTTATCGTAACTTTCAAAGTTAGATGTGTGTATTATTATTGGCTTTTAAGGCGAAACTTTCTGATTGAGTTCACTCCAAAAAATGAAAACAGAAAGAAGTCATTTTCGTCAGTCAATTTGTTATGATTGGCCTCCTGTATTATTAATATGCCTATATTATTT
The Bombyx mori chromosome 5, ASM3026992v2 DNA segment above includes these coding regions:
- the LOC101743324 gene encoding Golgi phosphoprotein 3 homolog sauron, which produces MNRTEGLVQRRNVIKESNTDGQKENHDNDDKKNDKNYDDGDSKETKLTLMEEVLLLGLKDKEGYTSFWNDCISSGLRGCILIELGLRGRLELERAGMRRKGLLSRKVIVKSDTLTGDVLLDEALKHMKDTDPPETVQSWIEYLSGETWNPMKLKYQLKNVRERLAKNLVEKGVLTTEKQNFLLFDMTTHPLTDNVVKCRLVKKVQEAALRRSITDVAHADKRSLALLMLAHSADVLENAFAPLSDEDYELATRRVRALLDLDFEAEAMRPDACEIMWAVFAAFTK